The window GCTATCGACGCCTGCGCCGGCTCGTGAAGCGGCTCACCTTCTGACGTATGATGAGATCCGCGGCGGCGCGGAGGTGAGCCAGACCCGATGAGCGCGAGCGGTCGAGGCCCCATCGACGTCTCGATCATCATCCCGGTCTTCAACAAGCTGGCCTTCACCCGCCAGTGTCTCGACCGGATCTGGCGGCACACCTCGGCCGCCCGGCCGTACGAGATCATCGTCGTCGACAACGGCTCGACCGACGGGACCGCCGCCTGCTTCGGCCAGCCCGCCGGCCTGGCGGGGCCCGTCCGCTATCAGCGAAACCCGACGAACCTCGGCTTCGCCAAGGCGAACAACATCGGGGCGCGCCTGGCCACCGGAGCCTATCTCCTGTTCCTCAACAACGACACCCTGCCCCAGCCCGGCTGGCTCGAGGAGATGGTGAAGCTCGCCGAGTCGGACGAGGCCATCGGGATCGTCGGGATCAAGCAGCTCTTCCCCTACACCAACTCGATCCACCACGTCGGCGTCATCTTCACGGCCGGCGGCGTGCCGCAGCACCTCTACCCGCACGCCGACGCGCGCCTGCCCCACGTCAACAAGCAGCGCGAGTACCAGGCCGTCACCGGCGCGTGCCTGCTGATCGGCCGGGAGCTGTTCGAGGCGGTGGGCGGATTCGACGAAGGCTACCTGAACGGGTACGAGGACACCGACCTCTGCCTGGCGGTCCGCCGGCGCGGCCGCAAGGTCGTCTGCTGCACGACCGCCTTCATCTATCACTACGGCCAGATCACCGAGGGCCGGACGGCCGACGACGACCAGAACGCCGCGCGCTTCGCCGCGAAGTGGCGGGCGCAGGTGCGGGTCGACGAGGCGGACTATGCCGAGCAGGACCAGGCCGAGCTCCGCCACCAGGCCCTCCAGCCGCCCGGGGGGCGGGCGGCGGCCGATCCGGCCGGGATCTGCTTCGTCGACGATCTCGGGCAGGGGAGCGCGTTCAGCTGGATCGTGGTCGAGCTCGCCCTGGCGCTCCGGCGCCGCGGCCGGGCGGTCTCTCTCCGCAAAGGCCCGCTGACGGACACGCTCGACGCCGAGACCCGGACCGCGCTCCAGTCCCTCATGGTGACCCGCCCGCATCCGGACGGCGTCCACGTCAAGTGGTCCCACTACTGGCCCCGGCACCTCGCGGTCGACCTCGGGGGCCGCCTCAACCTGGAGTTCTTCGTCATCAACTATCTGTTCGGGCAGCCGGGACGCCAGCCCTGGGACTACTGGCTCCAGTCCCTGGCCCACGACGGGCATCACAAGCTCCCGGTCTCCGGGTTCTGCGCGAGCGTGCTGCGACAGATCGGGGTGGCCGCCGCGGACCTCGACGTCTTGCCGCACGGGTACTCGCGCGAGATCGACGAGGTCGAGGGCGCGGGGCCGCGGGAGGATCGGTTCCGCTTCCTCACCGTCACGAACTCGCACGACCTCGAGCGGTACGGGACCGCGCAGCTCCTGGAGACCTACTGGGCGACCTTCCGCCCGGCCGACGGCGTGGTGCTGACGGTGAAGGACTACGGCGCCAGCTCGGCCGACCGCACGCTGCGGGACCTCTGCCGGGCGCACCGAGACCAGGCGCCGGTCGAGTACGTCGACGCGTTCCTGGAGAAGCGCGAGCTGATCCGGCTCTACCGGGCCGCGGACGCCTACGTGTCGGCCCACCGGGGCGAAGGGTTCGGGATGAAGATCCTGGACGCCATGGCCTGTGGCCTCCCGGTCATCACGCCGCTCTTCGGCGGGCCGACCGAATACTGCACCCCCGAGAACTGCGTTCCCGTTCGCTTCGCGCTTTCGCCGATGGGCGAGTGCCTCGACCGCCG is drawn from Candidatus Methylomirabilota bacterium and contains these coding sequences:
- a CDS encoding glycosyltransferase, with amino-acid sequence MSASGRGPIDVSIIIPVFNKLAFTRQCLDRIWRHTSAARPYEIIVVDNGSTDGTAACFGQPAGLAGPVRYQRNPTNLGFAKANNIGARLATGAYLLFLNNDTLPQPGWLEEMVKLAESDEAIGIVGIKQLFPYTNSIHHVGVIFTAGGVPQHLYPHADARLPHVNKQREYQAVTGACLLIGRELFEAVGGFDEGYLNGYEDTDLCLAVRRRGRKVVCCTTAFIYHYGQITEGRTADDDQNAARFAAKWRAQVRVDEADYAEQDQAELRHQALQPPGGRAAADPAGICFVDDLGQGSAFSWIVVELALALRRRGRAVSLRKGPLTDTLDAETRTALQSLMVTRPHPDGVHVKWSHYWPRHLAVDLGGRLNLEFFVINYLFGQPGRQPWDYWLQSLAHDGHHKLPVSGFCASVLRQIGVAAADLDVLPHGYSREIDEVEGAGPREDRFRFLTVTNSHDLERYGTAQLLETYWATFRPADGVVLTVKDYGASSADRTLRDLCRAHRDQAPVEYVDAFLEKRELIRLYRAADAYVSAHRGEGFGMKILDAMACGLPVITPLFGGPTEYCTPENCVPVRFALSPMGECLDRRSLAITNQPLWCEPDWADLGRQLREVVARPDRGRALGERARRDVRERFTWDRVAEQLLTIVDRLEARPRGSRGIAVQVPAETGERSPYWLGCRVSVVIPTYNRKETLLRCLAALARQSILPQEFEVVVVDDGSTDGTEEALSAQAFAFPLRYHRQANQGPGMARNLGMEVAQGEVVLFIGDDIIADERLLEHHLLAHARYPEPGDAVLGHIEWPPWLERTAVMDYVCGEGAQQFGYHYIEKLPALDYGFFYTSNISLKRQFLWEALRAGIRFDPRFRYAAFEDSEFAYRLGPRGLAIHYCKDALVYHDHWMDLPGFARREYHVGQMAVVFARKHPRVDELQQTRWIGDWVDAVERLGARPEAVERLEVLDRWTDELIMDLAGRVEAGLADVGRGDARQPPGFDEPSLRAALYSLFGLVFDVARTRGKVHEWFAGTDDPRRVAAAKALLSCVKKLRFLLGKDRGGEELRELRAELGQREATARYFHQVAQHFQQIAEHFQWTTGQLERQKAALETELAAIKASTSWRVVRRLQGLRLRLAPPGSRRERLFHHLRGDE